A single genomic interval of Falco naumanni isolate bFalNau1 chromosome 11, bFalNau1.pat, whole genome shotgun sequence harbors:
- the METTL18 gene encoding histidine protein methyltransferase 1 homolog: MDFRFNFFIDKNENDEPDTLGKVDLELHSPKHKQESTGKKQQTAATAAGASPRLGADAQQDETPSKFFKAAKEHSIPEDPNKILENKVMEMTSGLYSVNVSVVETMCLDGVDAEGIISKSVSSRSDLIPGVYEGGLKIWECTFDLIDYFSEAEIQFTNKAVLDLGCGAGLLGIVALKGKAGKVHFQDYNSTVIDEITLPNVVANCTSKGSRLDSRDNRGTNKPPSKRPRKAECLPDMLTKCRFFSGAWSEVSQLLRSSNSPFSKYDIILTSETIYNPEYYSALHNTLAELLDKNGRVYLGSKVHYFGVGGGISLFETFIEERNVFRTSIVKTIDEGLQRCIMEIAFKDSV; this comes from the coding sequence ATGGATTTCcgatttaatttttttattgacaAAAATGAGAACGATGAACCAGACACTCTGGGTAAGGTGGACTTAGAGTTGCACTCACCAAAACACAAGCAAGAATCCacaggaaagaagcagcaaactgCTGCTACTGCGGCAGGTGCCAGCCCGAGGCTGGGTGCTGATGCACAGCAAGATGAGACACCGTCAAAGTTCTTTAAAGCTGCCAAGGAGCACAGTATACCTGAAGATCCCAACaaaatattggaaaataaaGTCATGGAAATGACATCAGGCTTGTATTCGGTGAATGTGTCTGTAGTGGAAACTATGTGTTTGGATGGTGTGGATGCAGAAGGCATCATATCTAAAAGTGTTTCTTCTCGCTCTGATCTCATCCCGGGAGTCTACGAAGGAGGGCTGAAGATCTGGGAATGCACCTTTGATCTCATAGACTACTTTTCCGAGGCTGAAATACAGTTTACCAACAAGGCTGTGTTGGATcttggctgtggggcaggactGCTGGGAATAGTTGCTTTAAAGGGTAAAGCTGGAAAAGTCCATTTTCAGGACTACAACAGCACAGTGATTGATGAAATAACCTTGCCTAACGTGGTGGCTAATTGTACGAGCAAAGGCAGCAGGCTGGACAGTAGGGACAACAGAGGAACCAACAAGCCTCCTTCAAAGAGgcccaggaaagcagagtgcTTGCCTGATATGCTCaccaaatgcagatttttttctggggcATGGTCTGAAGTCAGCCAGCTCCTGCGAAGCAGCAACAGCCCCTTTTCAAAGTATGACATAATTCTCACATCTGAGACCATCTATAATCCCGAGTACTACAGTGCTTTGCACAATACACTGGCTGAGCTCTTGGATAAAAATGGACGCGTGTATTTGGGAAGCAAAGTACATTATTTTGGTGTTGGTGGTGGTATCTCCCTCTTTGAAACATTCATTGAAGAAAGGAATGTGTTTAGGACCAGCATAGTTAAAACAATTGATGAAGGACTACAGCGATGTATTATGGAAATAGCCTTTAAAGATTCCGTTTAA